In one Bacteroidales bacterium WCE2004 genomic region, the following are encoded:
- a CDS encoding tRNA pseudouridine55 synthase (manually curated): protein MTRSFSRNIEDYPEGIVLPVDKPYRWTSADVIRKVKYAAIRHFGKKNLKVGHAGTLDPLATGILLVCIGPATKRAEELQRSAKEYIAGVSFGATTPSYDLEKDIDREYPLDGVSEAALRAVLPGFVGEQDQVAPLFSAKSVDGVRAYETARRLLREAQRAGRPFDPGDILQSNRITLYELELLSWSDAPVQDVVDDGQGRIRVADVSGRHLPTAMVRVACSKGTYIRALARDLGEALGSGAFLSSLRRTKNGGFGIEDAVSLEEVLEMLS from the coding sequence TTGACAAGATCGTTCAGCCGTAATATCGAGGATTACCCGGAAGGGATCGTCCTGCCGGTGGACAAACCCTACCGCTGGACTTCCGCAGACGTGATCCGCAAGGTCAAGTACGCGGCGATCCGCCATTTCGGGAAGAAGAACCTCAAGGTCGGTCACGCGGGGACGCTCGATCCCCTCGCGACCGGTATCCTGCTGGTGTGCATCGGACCTGCCACCAAGCGGGCGGAGGAGCTGCAGCGCTCCGCCAAGGAATACATCGCCGGCGTCAGCTTCGGCGCCACCACCCCTTCCTACGACCTGGAGAAGGACATTGACCGCGAGTATCCGCTCGACGGCGTGTCCGAGGCGGCCCTGCGCGCCGTCCTGCCCGGCTTCGTGGGCGAGCAGGACCAGGTCGCGCCGCTCTTCAGCGCCAAGTCGGTGGACGGCGTGCGCGCCTATGAGACGGCCCGGCGGCTGCTGCGCGAGGCGCAGCGGGCGGGCCGCCCCTTCGACCCGGGCGACATTCTGCAGTCCAACCGCATCACCCTCTATGAACTCGAGCTCCTGTCCTGGAGCGACGCCCCCGTGCAGGACGTCGTGGACGACGGCCAGGGCCGCATCCGCGTGGCGGACGTGTCCGGCCGGCACCTGCCGACGGCGATGGTCCGCGTGGCCTGCAGCAAGGGCACGTATATCCGTGCGCTGGCGCGCGACCTGGGCGAAGCCCTGGGCAGCGGCGCCTTCCTGAGCTCGCTGCGGCGTACGAAAAACGGCGGCTTCGGGATCGAAGACGCCGTCTCTCTGGAAGAAGTCCTGGAAATGTTATCCTAA
- a CDS encoding ribose-5-phosphate isomerase, translating into MKKIGICSDHAGVDYKTRLIAYLLGKGYEVVNFGTDSTDSCDYPDFAHPLADAVEAGDVDAGIALCGTGNGMALSLNHHKGIRAGLAWNTEVAKLVKEHNNANVLVMPARFVSYRMAVMMVRTWLTTQFAGGRHQRRIDKIVQP; encoded by the coding sequence ATGAAGAAAATCGGAATCTGCAGCGACCACGCAGGCGTGGACTACAAGACCCGGCTGATCGCTTATCTGCTGGGCAAAGGCTACGAAGTCGTCAATTTCGGCACGGACAGCACGGACAGCTGTGACTATCCGGACTTTGCCCACCCGCTCGCCGACGCCGTCGAGGCCGGCGACGTGGATGCCGGCATCGCCCTGTGCGGCACCGGCAACGGCATGGCCCTCTCGCTCAACCACCACAAGGGCATCCGCGCCGGCCTGGCGTGGAACACGGAGGTCGCCAAGCTCGTCAAGGAACACAACAACGCCAACGTCCTCGTGATGCCGGCCCGCTTCGTCTCCTACCGCATGGCGGTGATGATGGTGCGCACCTGGCTCACGACGCAGTTTGCCGGCGGACGGCACCAGCGCAGGATTGACAAGATCGTTCAGCCGTAA
- a CDS encoding unsaturated rhamnogalacturonyl hydrolase: protein MKLNPSLFRAVCLLTLAVLPACAKRTSPLSQQMVQSQISRCGDATYLDYTDGRLRWSYGAGMELRAYLDVFQTYGDTSVFNFVRKWYDSIVSDDGSIQGYTAERFGSDKICPAVPLFQLYDETGEEKYRKAIELVKSQIDGQPRTPSGAFWFKQVYPNQIWLDGVYLLSPFYAEYAARYLEGEAQTAAFNDIVNNIVVTHDKCLDPATGLLRHACDESGKMFWCDPATKGQSFHCWGRALGFYCLGILDVLDWLPDDFDGHRKLTGLLREICQVLPDWADPDSGVWYQVLDQPGREGNYLEATCSAMFVYTFLKGIREGYLDANLLPYAKNLYLDFVDEFIVTDAPGLISVERCCSSCGLGGSSNRMGDFAYYLSEPVRPNDAKGVAPFIWASLEMEKMK from the coding sequence ATGAAACTGAATCCATCCCTTTTCCGGGCTGTCTGCTTGCTTACCCTCGCGGTTCTTCCCGCGTGCGCCAAAAGGACCAGCCCGCTTTCCCAACAGATGGTCCAATCCCAGATTTCGCGTTGTGGAGACGCGACCTATCTGGACTATACCGACGGACGGCTCAGGTGGAGCTACGGCGCCGGTATGGAACTTCGCGCCTACCTGGACGTCTTCCAAACATACGGCGACACCTCCGTATTCAATTTCGTCCGCAAGTGGTACGACAGCATCGTCTCCGATGACGGCTCCATCCAGGGCTACACGGCTGAGCGTTTCGGCTCGGACAAGATCTGCCCGGCCGTCCCCCTGTTCCAGCTCTATGACGAGACCGGCGAAGAGAAATACCGCAAGGCCATCGAACTCGTCAAATCCCAGATCGACGGTCAGCCGCGCACCCCGTCCGGAGCCTTCTGGTTCAAGCAGGTCTATCCCAACCAGATCTGGCTGGACGGCGTGTATCTGCTGAGTCCCTTCTACGCCGAATATGCCGCCCGCTACCTGGAGGGCGAAGCGCAGACAGCCGCTTTCAACGACATCGTAAACAACATCGTCGTCACCCACGACAAATGCCTCGACCCTGCGACAGGGCTGCTGCGCCACGCCTGCGACGAATCCGGCAAGATGTTCTGGTGCGATCCCGCCACCAAGGGGCAGTCCTTCCACTGCTGGGGCCGTGCGCTCGGCTTCTATTGCCTCGGCATCCTCGACGTGCTCGACTGGCTGCCGGACGATTTCGACGGCCACCGCAAACTGACCGGGCTCCTGCGCGAGATCTGCCAGGTCCTGCCCGACTGGGCGGATCCGGACAGCGGGGTCTGGTACCAGGTCCTGGACCAGCCCGGGCGCGAAGGCAATTACCTCGAGGCCACCTGCTCCGCGATGTTCGTCTACACCTTCCTCAAAGGCATCCGCGAAGGCTATCTCGACGCAAACCTTCTCCCCTACGCCAAGAATCTGTACCTGGACTTTGTCGACGAGTTCATCGTCACCGACGCTCCGGGCCTGATCAGCGTCGAGCGGTGCTGCTCCAGCTGCGGGCTGGGCGGATCCTCCAACCGGATGGGCGATTTCGCCTACTATCTCAGCGAGCCCGTCCGCCCCAACGACGCCAAGGGGGTCGCCCCGTTCATCTGGGCCTCCCTGGAAATGGAAAAAATGAAATAA
- a CDS encoding glucuronate isomerase produces the protein MSFINDDFMLSNATAKSLYHGHAEKMPIIDYHCHLSPQQIAENIQFRDITQLWLVDGHAGDHYKWRAMRGNGVPEEYITGGTRSPWETFEKWAETMPYTMRNPLYHWSHLELKRVFGIDKLLSPATAREIFEECNAKLATPEFRGQALIRKFNVDVVCTTDDPADDLHWHQMIADHPFGTRVLPAWRPDKAMAIENPTEYQHYIDRLSKAAGIRIDSYADLCQALQKRHDFFHAMGCRLSDHGMDTFYTEDYRDIEIELIFKKTLIGMTPSPKEVAKFRSAFLYDQAVMDAEAGWTQQFHVGAIRNNNTKMLQLAGPDTGYDAIHDLNMAASGHKFLDRLTLAGKLAKTILYCLNPKDNAVMMTLAYTFNDGTVPGKMQFGSGWWFLDQEVGIRRQLDSLSQLGLLSRFVGMLTDSRSFISYPRHEYFRRILCDVLGSDIEKGKLPASEMDFIGQMIEDISYNNARDYFQF, from the coding sequence ATGTCTTTCATCAACGACGACTTCATGCTCTCCAACGCCACAGCGAAGAGCCTCTATCACGGGCATGCGGAGAAGATGCCCATCATCGACTACCACTGCCATCTCTCTCCCCAGCAGATTGCCGAGAACATCCAGTTCCGCGACATCACCCAGCTCTGGCTGGTGGACGGCCACGCGGGCGACCATTATAAATGGCGCGCGATGCGCGGCAACGGCGTACCGGAGGAATACATCACGGGCGGCACGCGCAGCCCGTGGGAGACCTTCGAGAAGTGGGCGGAGACCATGCCCTACACGATGCGCAACCCGCTCTACCACTGGTCGCACCTGGAGCTGAAGCGCGTCTTCGGCATCGACAAGCTCCTGTCGCCCGCCACGGCCCGCGAGATCTTCGAGGAGTGCAACGCCAAGCTCGCCACGCCCGAATTCCGCGGCCAGGCCCTCATCCGCAAGTTCAACGTCGACGTCGTCTGCACGACGGACGACCCGGCCGACGACCTGCACTGGCACCAGATGATCGCCGACCATCCCTTCGGGACCCGCGTCCTTCCCGCCTGGCGCCCCGACAAGGCGATGGCCATCGAGAACCCCACCGAATACCAGCACTATATCGACAGGCTCAGCAAGGCCGCCGGCATCCGGATCGACTCCTACGCCGACCTCTGCCAGGCCCTGCAGAAGCGCCACGATTTCTTCCATGCGATGGGCTGCCGGCTCTCCGACCACGGCATGGACACTTTCTACACCGAGGACTACCGCGACATCGAGATCGAGCTGATCTTCAAGAAGACCCTCATCGGCATGACCCCGAGCCCCAAGGAGGTCGCCAAGTTCCGCAGCGCTTTCCTCTATGACCAGGCCGTCATGGACGCGGAAGCCGGCTGGACGCAGCAGTTCCACGTCGGCGCCATCCGCAACAACAATACGAAGATGCTCCAGCTCGCCGGGCCCGACACGGGCTACGACGCCATCCACGACCTCAACATGGCCGCTTCCGGCCACAAGTTCCTGGACCGCCTCACCCTGGCCGGCAAGCTCGCCAAGACCATCCTCTACTGCCTCAACCCCAAGGACAACGCCGTGATGATGACGCTCGCCTACACCTTCAACGACGGTACCGTCCCCGGCAAGATGCAGTTCGGCTCGGGCTGGTGGTTCCTCGACCAGGAGGTCGGCATCCGCCGCCAGCTGGACTCCCTCTCGCAGCTGGGCCTGCTGAGCCGCTTCGTCGGCATGCTCACCGACTCCCGCAGCTTCATCAGCTACCCGCGCCACGAGTATTTCCGCCGCATCCTCTGCGACGTGCTCGGCTCGGACATCGAAAAGGGCAAGCTCCCGGCCTCCGAGATGGACTTCATCGGCCAGATGATCGAAGACATCTCCTACAACAACGCCCGGGACTACTTCCAGTTCTGA
- a CDS encoding large subunit ribosomal protein L32, with amino-acid sequence MAHPKHKLSKQRRDKRRTHDFAPVPTLATCPNCGATVMYHRVCPECGYYRGRQIIVKNAE; translated from the coding sequence ATGGCACATCCGAAACACAAACTTTCCAAGCAGCGCCGGGACAAGCGCCGTACGCACGACTTCGCGCCGGTTCCGACCCTCGCCACCTGCCCGAACTGCGGCGCGACCGTGATGTATCACCGTGTCTGCCCTGAGTGCGGTTACTACAGAGGCCGTCAGATCATCGTCAAGAACGCTGAGTAA
- a CDS encoding Uncharacterized ACR, COG1399 has protein sequence MQPFVVKLTALAPGTSHFTWHAGAEFFEKFGNTEILDADLEVTAAVRNHGLTAEAACEIAGSVTVACDRCLEDLVLPVETSFEESYTPEGDELDLGQDVYDFVCISLPIQRVHPEGECNQETTKYLSK, from the coding sequence TTGCAACCCTTTGTAGTCAAACTGACCGCTTTGGCCCCCGGCACAAGCCACTTTACATGGCACGCCGGAGCCGAGTTCTTTGAAAAATTCGGGAACACAGAGATCCTCGACGCCGATCTGGAAGTGACGGCAGCCGTGCGCAATCACGGGCTGACGGCGGAAGCCGCCTGCGAGATTGCCGGCAGCGTGACCGTCGCCTGCGACAGATGCCTGGAGGACCTGGTCCTCCCGGTGGAGACCTCCTTCGAGGAGAGCTACACCCCGGAGGGCGACGAACTGGACCTGGGACAGGATGTATACGACTTCGTCTGCATCTCGCTGCCGATCCAGCGCGTCCACCCGGAAGGAGAATGCAATCAGGAGACTACGAAGTATTTGAGCAAATAA
- a CDS encoding GTP-binding protein, with product MKSMQEIRNIAIIAHVDHGKTTLVDRMIYQANLVRQPENLGQLILDNNDLERERGITILAKNVSVIYKGVKINIIDTPGHSDFGGEVERVLNMADGVLLLVDAFEGCMPQTRFVLQKAIQMGKKPIVVINKVDKPNCRPDEVQEEVFDLMFNLNATEEQLDFVTVYGSAKQGWMSLDWKKPTNDITALLDTILDVIPAPPVVEGTPQLLISSLEYSPYVGRIAVGRITRGTLKTGQPISLCKRYDVVQKQKVKQLMVFEGLGKANVDEVQCGDICAVVGIDGFEIGDTIADFENPEPLEPIAIDEPTMSMLFTINNSPFFGKDGKFVTSRHLKERLDKELEKNLALRVKPGLTADSFVVYGRGVLHLSVLIETMRREGFELQVGQPKVLDKTIGGQRCEPVEDLSIEVPEEFVGAAIEISTRRKGALVRMEPRGDRTLLEFEIPTRGLIGLRSNLLTASQGEAIVAHRFKEYQPYKGEIEHRNNGSLVSIETGQSIAYSMNKLLDRGRFFVEPGEDIYAGQVVGEHTRERDLNINICKTKKLTNVRAAGSDEKIVLPPAIKFSLEEALEYIQEDELVEVTPHFMRIRKILLDPLARKRNSDNED from the coding sequence ATGAAAAGTATGCAAGAAATCAGGAACATAGCAATCATCGCCCACGTGGACCACGGCAAGACGACGCTCGTGGACCGGATGATCTACCAGGCCAACCTGGTCCGTCAGCCGGAGAATCTGGGCCAGCTGATCCTCGACAACAACGATCTGGAGCGCGAGCGTGGCATCACCATCCTCGCCAAGAACGTCTCCGTGATCTACAAGGGGGTCAAAATCAACATCATCGACACGCCGGGCCACAGCGACTTCGGCGGCGAAGTGGAGCGCGTGCTCAACATGGCGGACGGCGTGCTGCTGCTCGTCGACGCCTTCGAGGGCTGCATGCCCCAGACGCGCTTCGTGCTACAGAAAGCCATCCAGATGGGCAAGAAACCCATCGTCGTGATCAACAAGGTCGACAAGCCCAACTGCCGCCCCGACGAGGTGCAGGAGGAGGTCTTCGACCTGATGTTCAATCTCAACGCCACCGAGGAGCAGCTCGACTTCGTGACCGTGTACGGCTCCGCCAAGCAGGGCTGGATGTCGCTCGACTGGAAGAAGCCGACCAACGACATCACGGCGCTGCTGGACACCATCCTCGACGTCATTCCGGCTCCGCCGGTGGTCGAGGGCACGCCCCAGCTGCTCATCTCCTCCCTGGAATATTCTCCCTATGTGGGCCGGATCGCGGTCGGCCGCATCACCCGCGGCACGCTCAAGACCGGACAGCCAATCAGCCTCTGCAAGCGCTACGACGTCGTGCAGAAGCAGAAGGTCAAGCAGCTGATGGTCTTCGAGGGCCTCGGCAAGGCCAACGTCGACGAAGTCCAGTGCGGCGACATCTGCGCCGTGGTGGGCATCGACGGATTCGAGATCGGCGACACCATCGCGGACTTCGAGAACCCCGAGCCGCTCGAGCCGATCGCCATCGACGAGCCGACGATGAGCATGCTCTTCACGATCAACAATTCCCCCTTCTTCGGCAAGGACGGCAAGTTCGTGACCTCGCGCCACCTCAAGGAGCGCCTGGACAAGGAGCTGGAGAAGAACCTCGCGCTGCGCGTCAAGCCGGGCCTGACCGCCGATTCCTTCGTGGTCTACGGCCGCGGCGTGCTGCACCTCTCGGTGCTCATCGAGACGATGCGCCGCGAAGGCTTCGAGCTGCAGGTCGGCCAGCCCAAGGTCCTGGACAAGACCATCGGCGGCCAGCGCTGCGAGCCGGTCGAGGACCTCTCCATCGAGGTGCCCGAGGAGTTCGTGGGCGCCGCCATCGAGATTTCCACGCGCCGCAAGGGCGCGCTGGTGCGCATGGAGCCGCGCGGCGACCGCACCCTGCTGGAGTTCGAGATCCCGACCCGCGGCCTGATCGGCCTGCGCTCCAACCTGCTGACCGCCAGCCAGGGCGAGGCCATCGTCGCGCACCGCTTCAAGGAATACCAGCCCTACAAGGGTGAGATCGAGCACCGCAACAACGGCTCGCTCGTCTCCATCGAGACCGGCCAGTCCATCGCCTACTCGATGAACAAGCTCCTGGACCGCGGCCGCTTCTTCGTGGAGCCGGGCGAGGACATCTACGCCGGTCAGGTGGTCGGCGAGCACACCCGCGAACGCGATCTCAACATCAACATCTGCAAGACCAAGAAGCTCACGAACGTGCGCGCGGCGGGCTCCGACGAGAAGATCGTCCTGCCTCCCGCCATCAAGTTCTCCCTCGAGGAGGCCCTGGAATACATCCAGGAAGACGAACTGGTGGAGGTCACGCCGCACTTCATGCGCATCCGCAAGATTTTGCTCGATCCGCTGGCCCGCAAGAGAAACAGCGACAACGAGGATTGA
- a CDS encoding long-chain acyl-CoA synthetase has translation MAFQSVNKLIEKSIRENWDRDALSNYQGATLKYKDVAERIELLHIAFQECGLQKGDKVALCSRNQAHWGVCFLAATTYGAVPVPILHEFKPESIHYLVNHSEAKVLFVDEVIWQGLSEIEMPGLEVIVQMNTLNYIYAKNQDLVTVRKNLTGTFNQMFPNGFTPDHLNYYEDQPEELALINYTSGTSGFSKGVMIPYRALWCNIRFAHETAEPQMTCESQMVAMLPSAHMYGLMFEFLFEMSIGAHVHFLTRTPSPKVIMKAFSEIHPDVIIAVPLIFEKVYKSQIKPVVDRHKMLMRIPIVDQVIRKKIRNNLIEAFGGRFEEVIMGGAAFNPEVEKFMRQIHFPFTVGYGMTECAPIITYAKWWKTRRGSCGVPVPGCEIRIDSKNPYKEPGEIQVRGENVFLGYYKNREATQAAFTNDNWLKTGDIGVIDYDGFLYLRGRSKCMILGANGQNIYPEELEAVINNVVYVVDSLVVEDKIGLTALIYPDYHQAELDGLSGEALEQRISESLPEINKLLPAYAQINHIEFMPEDFERTPKRSIKRYLYQRQK, from the coding sequence ATGGCATTCCAATCAGTAAACAAGCTCATCGAAAAGAGCATCCGGGAGAATTGGGACCGCGACGCCCTCTCCAACTACCAGGGCGCCACGCTCAAATATAAAGACGTGGCGGAGCGTATCGAACTCCTGCACATCGCCTTCCAGGAATGCGGACTGCAGAAAGGCGACAAGGTCGCCCTCTGCTCGCGCAACCAGGCCCACTGGGGCGTCTGCTTCCTGGCCGCCACCACCTACGGCGCCGTGCCCGTGCCCATCCTGCACGAGTTCAAGCCGGAGAGCATCCACTACCTGGTCAACCACTCCGAGGCCAAGGTCCTCTTCGTGGACGAGGTGATCTGGCAGGGCCTTTCCGAGATCGAGATGCCCGGCCTGGAGGTCATCGTCCAGATGAATACCCTCAACTACATCTACGCCAAGAACCAGGACCTGGTGACCGTGCGCAAGAACCTCACCGGCACCTTCAACCAGATGTTCCCCAACGGTTTCACGCCCGACCACCTCAACTATTATGAAGACCAGCCGGAAGAGCTCGCCCTGATCAACTACACCTCCGGCACCTCCGGGTTCTCCAAGGGTGTGATGATCCCCTACCGCGCGCTCTGGTGCAACATCCGTTTTGCCCATGAGACCGCCGAGCCGCAGATGACCTGCGAGTCCCAGATGGTGGCGATGCTGCCTTCCGCCCACATGTACGGCCTGATGTTCGAATTCCTCTTCGAGATGTCCATCGGCGCGCACGTGCACTTCCTGACCCGCACCCCGAGCCCGAAAGTCATCATGAAGGCGTTCTCCGAGATCCATCCGGACGTCATCATCGCCGTCCCGCTCATCTTCGAGAAGGTCTACAAATCCCAGATCAAGCCCGTGGTGGACCGCCACAAGATGCTGATGCGCATCCCCATCGTGGACCAGGTCATCCGCAAGAAGATCCGCAACAACCTCATCGAGGCCTTCGGCGGCCGCTTCGAGGAAGTCATCATGGGCGGCGCCGCCTTCAACCCCGAGGTGGAGAAGTTCATGCGCCAGATCCATTTCCCGTTCACCGTCGGCTACGGCATGACGGAGTGCGCCCCGATCATCACCTACGCCAAGTGGTGGAAGACCCGCCGCGGTTCCTGCGGCGTGCCGGTGCCGGGCTGCGAAATCCGCATCGATTCCAAGAACCCCTACAAGGAGCCGGGCGAGATCCAGGTCCGCGGCGAGAACGTCTTCCTGGGCTACTACAAGAACCGCGAGGCCACCCAGGCCGCCTTCACCAACGACAACTGGCTCAAGACCGGCGACATCGGCGTGATCGACTATGACGGATTCCTCTACCTGCGCGGACGCTCCAAGTGCATGATCCTGGGCGCCAACGGACAGAACATCTACCCGGAAGAGCTGGAGGCCGTGATCAACAACGTCGTCTACGTCGTGGATTCGCTCGTGGTCGAGGACAAGATCGGCCTCACGGCCCTGATCTATCCCGACTACCACCAGGCCGAGCTCGACGGACTGTCCGGCGAGGCCCTGGAGCAGCGCATCAGCGAGAGCCTGCCGGAGATCAACAAGCTCCTGCCCGCCTACGCGCAGATCAACCATATCGAATTCATGCCCGAGGACTTCGAGCGCACGCCGAAGCGCAGCATCAAGCGCTATCTCTACCAGAGACAGAAATAA
- a CDS encoding dCMP deaminase, with amino-acid sequence MNKFDDKYMKMAAIWATNSYCKRRQVGALIVKDRMIISDGFNGTPSGFENICEDESGATKPYVLHAEANAISKVAKSGNNAEGSTLYVTASPCMECAKLIIQSGIRRVVYRDEYRLTDGIDLLRRAGIEVEKID; translated from the coding sequence ATGAACAAGTTTGACGACAAATACATGAAGATGGCCGCCATCTGGGCGACCAATTCCTACTGCAAGCGCCGCCAGGTGGGCGCGCTGATCGTCAAGGACCGGATGATCATCTCCGACGGCTTCAACGGCACGCCGTCCGGTTTCGAGAACATCTGCGAAGACGAGAGCGGCGCCACCAAGCCGTATGTCCTGCACGCCGAGGCCAACGCCATCTCCAAGGTGGCCAAGTCCGGGAACAACGCGGAAGGCTCCACCCTCTACGTGACCGCTTCCCCCTGTATGGAATGCGCCAAACTGATCATCCAGTCCGGCATCCGGCGGGTCGTCTACCGCGACGAGTACCGCCTCACGGACGGCATTGACCTCCTGCGTCGTGCCGGCATCGAGGTCGAAAAGATAGACTAG
- a CDS encoding C-terminal processing peptidase-3. Serine peptidase. MEROPS family S41A, whose product MKKSSILVALLGVVIGLLIAVLVGLVGDRRHRLRVGSDDWRKIELVLQSIDENYVDSVDHEKVNNAMAAAALSALDPHSSYMPPQVLEETEADLLGNFDGIGIQFNVPNDTAVVIEAIPGGPSEKIGLQAGDRLIKVDSTVIAGVHFPQDSMVRRLKGVAGTKVLVTVKRGHEIIPFEITRGKIPTYSVDAAFMVSDTTGYLRLSKFSRTTEVEFLQNTAELVGQGMKELILDLRDNTGGYLDQACRLSNFFLPRKAMIVYIEGRHRRREEFRADGRGPFQDLGVKILVDEGSASASEILSGALQDNGRARLYGRRTFGKGLVQEPFFFSDNSGMRITVARYYTPSGRCIQKPYSDDYDYEVLRRYESGEMVHADSMRIEKGGILPDVFVPVDTTRAGQFYVACNRKATAMRFASAFFDSHSHELSQIDDYGSLLAWLDRAGLERQFLAFAKAKDQLVPKPEEWVSDRQYIMTQVQALVGRYSKLGDKAYYHLFLQIDPTFKAAMEE is encoded by the coding sequence ATGAAGAAATCCTCCATCCTGGTCGCCCTGCTGGGCGTCGTCATCGGCCTGCTCATCGCCGTGCTCGTCGGCCTGGTCGGCGACCGCCGGCACCGCCTGCGCGTCGGTTCCGACGACTGGCGCAAGATCGAGCTGGTCCTGCAGAGCATTGACGAGAACTATGTCGACAGCGTCGACCACGAGAAAGTCAACAACGCCATGGCCGCGGCCGCCCTGTCGGCCCTCGACCCGCATTCCTCCTATATGCCGCCGCAGGTCCTCGAAGAGACCGAAGCCGACCTGCTCGGCAATTTCGACGGCATCGGCATCCAGTTCAACGTGCCCAACGACACGGCCGTCGTGATCGAAGCCATCCCCGGAGGCCCCTCCGAGAAGATCGGGCTGCAGGCGGGCGACCGCCTGATCAAGGTGGACTCGACCGTCATCGCGGGCGTCCATTTCCCGCAGGACAGCATGGTCCGCCGCCTCAAGGGCGTCGCCGGCACCAAGGTGCTCGTGACGGTCAAGCGCGGCCACGAGATCATCCCGTTCGAAATCACCCGGGGCAAGATCCCCACCTATTCCGTCGACGCCGCCTTCATGGTAAGCGACACGACGGGCTACCTGCGCCTCTCCAAGTTCTCCCGCACCACGGAGGTCGAGTTCCTGCAGAACACGGCCGAGCTGGTCGGACAGGGCATGAAGGAACTGATCCTCGACCTGCGCGACAACACCGGCGGCTACCTCGACCAGGCCTGCCGCCTGTCCAACTTTTTCCTGCCCCGCAAGGCGATGATCGTCTACATCGAAGGACGCCACCGCCGGCGCGAGGAATTCCGGGCCGACGGCCGCGGCCCCTTCCAGGACCTCGGCGTCAAGATCCTCGTGGACGAAGGCTCCGCCTCGGCCAGCGAGATCCTCTCCGGCGCCCTGCAGGACAACGGCCGCGCGCGGCTCTACGGCCGCCGCACCTTCGGCAAGGGCCTCGTCCAGGAGCCCTTCTTCTTCAGTGACAATTCCGGGATGCGGATTACCGTGGCGCGCTACTACACGCCCAGCGGCCGCTGCATCCAGAAGCCCTATTCCGACGACTACGATTATGAGGTGCTCCGCCGCTACGAATCCGGCGAGATGGTGCACGCCGACAGCATGCGCATCGAGAAGGGCGGCATCCTGCCCGACGTCTTCGTGCCCGTCGACACCACGCGCGCCGGCCAGTTCTACGTGGCCTGCAACCGCAAGGCCACGGCCATGCGCTTCGCGTCCGCCTTCTTCGACAGCCACAGCCACGAGCTCTCGCAGATCGACGACTACGGCAGCCTGCTCGCCTGGCTCGACCGGGCCGGACTGGAGCGGCAGTTCCTCGCTTTCGCGAAGGCCAAGGACCAGCTCGTCCCCAAGCCGGAGGAATGGGTGAGCGACCGCCAATACATCATGACCCAGGTGCAGGCCCTCGTCGGCCGCTATTCCAAACTCGGAGACAAGGCCTACTACCACCTTTTCTTACAGATCGATCCGACCTTCAAGGCGGCGATGGAAGAATAA